One window from the genome of Rickettsiella endosymbiont of Xylota segnis encodes:
- a CDS encoding choice-of-anchor D domain-containing protein, whose protein sequence is MNNKTRTIDPIGWSLQNPFPATVTIGTDYEAVYQLVSNLPAPMPLPLTVTYTGGSDFTVEDQCSGLFLVPGQTCNVTVRFSPSTTGVQQFQLTLHYFNDVVPLPVQTMTAGGSTNLIVGSVTQALPATTVVESIYPVIFTFQNVSGSAATNLDLQRNYPADFTEENNTCSTTLAAGASCIVQGSLIPSAPGNYEVAADLYYAESVTPASVSTSTDAIEIIVTGAVTTPLPDPTVVGDSFPVVFTYTNNSALPATSVNITTNYPPGFTQQSDNCTGTLNANSSCTIQGTFTPATAGVFNVAVSLAYAESNNPVPLSTSTTADIGALGIVGDVTTPLPATTSIDVSYPVVFTYTNEGSVTATSLVITPTYPPGFIQQSNTCSGSLPVGAACTVTGTLLPTSAGNYTVDVSLAYAQSVNPVPLSTSTSAIVVNITGDVSTPLPTTTALNTSYPVVFSYTNNSSITATGLVLTPNYPTGFTENNNTCSSGTLAAGQTCSIEGNFIPASAGTHTVATSLTYAGAPAAIPLSTSTNTLAFVLTGEVSTPLPGALQLENEYPVVFTYTNASPLPATNLVFTPNYPTDFMPETNTCTSSLASNSSCAVSGTLIPTNNTPPGPVTVGLNLTYSEGAAINLTTSSTIQSSVILTGTVLQSLPATETASATPLPVVFQYTNDGNTPATGLTLTPNYPPEFTQDSNTCTGTLGVDASCQITGNLNISATGNYSVSVTLDTAETSPLTLTTQTTIIAAEVVGSIEQGLPSSTVVNTDYPVTFLFTNEGAVDATAVNIAPNYPSDFQQTSNTCGATLAAGASCRVQGILTPTSEGTQTVGVTFSYAEGSNIPLSTSTTVGALILQGIVQQGFPDVTSPNISYPLIFRYDNNNPADATGLNLSGTVPPGLDITSNTCMGTLAANSSCTIQASFTPTTAGSYTAGVTLSYDQGAPIPLNTYTVTADAANTLLIAVGDTGFCRTSPNWSTWTSRPTSGNVTQTGITFSPQLQLFAIVGNQNGTAGIVRTTSNGVSYTNNLWAPTFLPQYVTWSSDLSQFLAVGANGGIATSTNGINYVPQTSGVGITLRGAIWNSQFQEYVVVGNNGTILTSTNGIDWDQETSGTTDNLISVTWSPQLGIYVIATLNANDAILNSNDGSTWTSPGISFPFFAPRSVTWSPLVNRFLIVGTSGSTGASSNGTTWTNEQTLVGNNINDVIWYNRQGRFYAVGNSTWVYYSTSGIGDMRSKVLDLIGAPNILAIAAGAFVP, encoded by the coding sequence ATGAACAATAAAACCCGTACCATTGACCCCATCGGCTGGAGCCTTCAGAATCCTTTCCCTGCCACGGTGACCATAGGAACAGATTATGAAGCAGTCTATCAGCTCGTAAGCAACCTGCCTGCTCCTATGCCGCTTCCTTTAACGGTTACCTATACCGGTGGAAGTGATTTCACCGTTGAGGACCAATGCTCCGGTCTCTTTCTTGTACCAGGGCAAACTTGTAACGTTACCGTTCGTTTTAGTCCTTCCACTACAGGCGTACAGCAATTTCAACTGACATTACATTACTTTAATGATGTCGTGCCGTTACCCGTACAAACCATGACTGCAGGAGGAAGTACTAATTTAATTGTAGGCAGTGTCACTCAAGCGTTACCTGCAACAACAGTCGTTGAATCTATCTATCCCGTCATTTTCACCTTTCAAAATGTGAGCGGAAGTGCAGCAACCAATCTTGATCTACAACGCAATTATCCCGCTGACTTCACTGAAGAAAATAATACTTGTTCAACGACTTTAGCTGCTGGAGCAAGTTGTATCGTTCAAGGAAGTTTGATTCCTTCTGCCCCAGGCAATTATGAAGTTGCTGCAGATTTATATTATGCCGAGAGTGTAACACCCGCCTCGGTATCGACCAGTACTGACGCCATCGAGATTATAGTTACCGGTGCAGTCACCACACCTTTGCCAGATCCCACTGTTGTCGGCGATAGCTTCCCAGTCGTATTTACCTATACCAATAACAGTGCCTTGCCAGCGACCAGTGTCAATATCACTACGAATTATCCGCCAGGATTTACTCAGCAATCCGATAACTGCACCGGCACGCTCAATGCTAACTCTAGCTGTACCATACAAGGAACGTTCACTCCCGCCACGGCCGGTGTTTTTAACGTGGCTGTTTCATTGGCTTATGCTGAAAGCAATAATCCTGTGCCACTCTCTACGAGTACCACTGCGGATATCGGAGCCTTAGGTATTGTCGGGGATGTAACGACGCCTCTACCCGCCACCACTTCAATAGATGTCAGTTATCCCGTCGTATTTACCTATACCAATGAAGGCTCAGTAACCGCCACGAGTTTAGTCATAACACCTACTTATCCACCCGGCTTCATCCAGCAATCCAACACCTGTTCGGGTAGCTTACCCGTTGGTGCGGCTTGTACGGTAACAGGAACTTTGCTGCCTACTAGTGCTGGCAACTACACGGTCGATGTTTCCCTAGCGTATGCCCAAAGTGTAAATCCAGTTCCATTATCTACCAGCACCTCTGCGATTGTGGTAAATATTACAGGTGATGTCAGCACACCTTTACCCACTACCACGGCCCTCAACACCAGTTATCCGGTGGTATTTAGTTATACTAACAACAGCTCAATAACAGCTACTGGCTTGGTATTGACGCCGAATTATCCGACTGGCTTTACTGAAAATAACAATACTTGTTCATCCGGAACGCTTGCCGCAGGTCAAACCTGTAGCATTGAAGGAAATTTTATACCTGCCAGCGCAGGCACACATACCGTTGCCACTTCTTTGACCTATGCAGGCGCCCCTGCGGCCATCCCACTTTCTACCAGTACGAACACGCTTGCATTCGTTCTCACCGGAGAGGTCAGCACACCTTTACCAGGGGCGCTGCAACTAGAGAACGAGTATCCCGTGGTATTTACCTACACCAATGCTAGTCCGTTACCTGCGACTAACTTGGTTTTTACACCAAATTATCCAACTGACTTTATGCCAGAAACGAATACTTGCACGAGTAGCTTAGCCAGCAATAGCTCCTGCGCTGTCTCTGGAACACTGATCCCCACCAACAACACACCTCCTGGGCCCGTGACTGTAGGACTTAATCTAACTTATTCTGAAGGAGCAGCGATCAATTTAACAACTTCATCAACAATACAAAGTTCTGTTATTCTTACTGGTACGGTCCTTCAATCATTACCTGCTACAGAAACCGCATCTGCAACACCATTACCTGTCGTCTTTCAATATACCAATGATGGCAATACACCCGCTACCGGATTAACTCTAACACCTAATTACCCTCCTGAATTTACTCAAGATTCTAATACCTGCACAGGGACACTAGGGGTCGACGCAAGTTGTCAGATCACAGGGAATTTAAATATTAGTGCAACCGGTAATTATTCAGTTAGTGTGACCTTAGACACCGCCGAAACCTCACCGTTAACGCTGACAACACAAACTACGATAATAGCTGCAGAAGTGGTTGGATCGATAGAACAGGGCTTACCCAGCAGTACCGTCGTTAATACCGACTATCCGGTTACGTTCCTGTTTACTAATGAAGGCGCTGTTGATGCAACAGCAGTTAATATAGCCCCTAATTACCCTTCTGATTTTCAGCAAACTTCAAATACGTGTGGAGCAACATTAGCCGCTGGTGCCAGCTGTAGAGTACAAGGGATACTTACACCCACAAGCGAGGGAACGCAAACGGTAGGAGTAACCTTTAGCTATGCTGAAGGTAGTAATATTCCTTTATCGACCTCAACTACGGTGGGTGCACTGATATTACAAGGTATCGTGCAACAAGGTTTTCCTGATGTAACCTCTCCTAACATCTCTTATCCATTAATATTTAGATATGACAATAATAATCCTGCAGATGCCACGGGTTTGAATCTCAGTGGCACGGTACCTCCAGGTTTGGACATTACCTCCAACACTTGCATGGGAACGCTCGCTGCGAATAGCAGTTGTACCATACAAGCAAGTTTTACGCCCACAACTGCTGGTAGTTATACCGCAGGTGTGACCTTATCCTATGACCAAGGTGCCCCCATTCCTTTAAATACTTATACAGTAACTGCCGACGCCGCTAATACCTTATTAATTGCTGTGGGAGATACGGGTTTTTGCCGAACCTCACCAAATTGGAGTACTTGGACTAGTAGACCTACTTCCGGCAATGTAACTCAAACCGGAATAACCTTTAGCCCACAATTACAACTTTTTGCTATCGTAGGCAACCAAAATGGAACAGCTGGAATTGTTCGAACTACAAGTAATGGCGTCAGTTATACTAACAACCTCTGGGCACCAACCTTTTTGCCACAATATGTAACTTGGAGTTCTGACCTTTCGCAATTTTTAGCCGTTGGTGCGAATGGTGGGATAGCCACCAGTACAAATGGCATCAATTATGTTCCTCAAACATCAGGAGTCGGCATTACTTTAAGAGGCGCTATTTGGAATTCACAATTTCAAGAATATGTCGTTGTAGGAAACAACGGGACTATCTTAACCAGCACTAATGGTATCGATTGGGATCAAGAAACAAGTGGCACGACAGATAATCTCATTTCGGTAACATGGAGTCCACAATTGGGAATTTATGTTATCGCAACCCTTAATGCTAACGATGCCATACTGAATAGCAATGATGGTAGTACTTGGACGAGTCCCGGTATCTCATTTCCTTTTTTTGCACCAAGAAGTGTTACCTGGTCACCTCTCGTGAATAGATTTCTAATCGTAGGAACCAGTGGTTCCACCGGTGCAAGTAGTAATGGTACGACTTGGACGAATGAACAAACCTTAGTGGGGAATAATATTAATGATGTCATTTGGTATAATCGTCAAGGCCGATTTTATGCTGTTGGTAATAGCACATGGGTTTACTATAGTACATCAGGTATAGGAGACATGCGTTCCAAAGTACTTGATCTTATTGGAGCTCCTAATATTTTAGCTATAGCCGCAGGCGCTTTTGTTCCTTAA
- a CDS encoding S41 family peptidase yields MKLKMLFFFFLTCSLLGFSPSPFSGQVKTPASPEDGLSQDVLRFNRELEIIKNEYVKKTSEHELLQNAMQGMASGLDPHSSFLDADDLKDLQTATSGEFSGLGLEVGMEEGLLRVVTPIDDGPAQKAGIKPGDWIVRINNTPIQGLSLREAVRKMRGEKGSSIQLTLVRQGQHKPLLVNLKRNVIRIQSIKGHLLEPDYAYIRINSFQSSTRHDLDQMIEKLQHQQKTPIKGLVLDLRNNPGGLLTSAADVTNAFLDTKKMLYNQVIVFTQGQSSDANMKITAKPNNQIYAGTLVVLINQGSASGAEIVAGALQDNKRAIILGTKSFGKGSVQTVIPLDETTALKLTTALYYTPSGRSIQASGITPDITLDELKINSLSENPAEPIYLHESELKGHLKNGNNSEKTIFSSATNNNNDLVKNDYQLFEALNLLKSIVVLQNSKNST; encoded by the coding sequence ATGAAATTAAAAATGTTATTTTTTTTCTTCCTCACCTGTTCTTTATTAGGTTTTAGCCCTTCACCTTTTTCTGGCCAAGTTAAAACACCCGCTTCCCCAGAAGATGGACTTTCTCAAGATGTATTACGTTTTAATCGCGAGTTAGAAATTATCAAAAATGAGTATGTCAAAAAAACTTCCGAACATGAGCTGTTACAAAATGCTATGCAAGGCATGGCAAGCGGCCTGGATCCGCATTCAAGTTTTTTAGATGCTGACGATTTAAAAGATTTGCAAACGGCTACCAGCGGCGAATTTAGTGGTTTAGGACTTGAAGTCGGCATGGAGGAAGGTTTATTACGTGTCGTAACCCCGATTGATGATGGACCTGCACAAAAAGCGGGCATTAAACCGGGAGATTGGATAGTGCGCATTAATAATACGCCAATACAAGGCTTAAGTTTACGCGAAGCAGTCAGAAAAATGCGTGGCGAAAAAGGCAGCTCCATACAATTGACTTTAGTCAGGCAAGGTCAACATAAACCACTCTTAGTTAATTTAAAACGCAACGTCATCCGTATACAAAGTATAAAAGGACACCTGTTAGAACCTGATTATGCTTATATCCGTATTAATAGTTTTCAGTCCAGCACACGTCATGATTTAGATCAAATGATCGAAAAATTACAACACCAACAAAAAACACCGATTAAAGGTTTAGTACTGGATTTAAGAAACAATCCCGGCGGATTGTTAACCTCAGCGGCGGACGTCACCAATGCTTTTCTAGATACTAAGAAAATGCTTTACAATCAAGTGATTGTGTTTACACAAGGCCAATCATCCGATGCGAATATGAAAATTACTGCCAAACCGAATAATCAAATTTATGCAGGCACATTAGTCGTTTTGATTAATCAGGGTAGTGCATCCGGCGCCGAAATCGTTGCCGGGGCATTACAAGATAACAAACGCGCCATTATTTTAGGGACAAAAAGTTTTGGAAAAGGCTCGGTGCAAACGGTTATCCCGTTAGATGAAACAACCGCATTAAAATTAACCACTGCATTGTATTACACGCCTTCGGGTCGATCAATTCAAGCCTCCGGCATCACGCCTGATATTACATTGGATGAATTGAAAATAAATTCCTTAAGCGAAAATCCAGCTGAACCTATCTATCTCCATGAATCGGAGTTAAAAGGACATTTAAAAAATGGTAATAATAGTGAAAAAACTATTTTTTCATCCGCAACAAATAACAACAATGATTTAGTTAAAAATGATTATCAGTTATTTGAAGCATTAAACTTATTAAAAAGCATAGTAGTCTTGCAAAATAGCAAAAATTCTACATAG
- the metE gene encoding 5-methyltetrahydropteroyltriglutamate--homocysteine S-methyltransferase produces MNQSHVLGLPRIGANREMKKAVESYWRKELSLAELQQIGQRIEDTNWQMQADAGLDFITVGDFSWYDHVLDHSALLGVIPERFKVENRKIDLNTLFCMARGQAPDVQETTACEMTKWFNTNYHYIVPEFNSQQDFQLSTDYLFSAIDRALAKDYRVKPVLLGPLSYLWLGKAKQAEFDKLNLLENLLPVYNQIFAEFNARKIDWVQLDEPILVLDLPQAWQQAYLNSYPQLNFYNINCLLTTYFGAIRDKLSIIKHLPIDGLHIDCCAAPEQLASCLKHFPKDKIISLGFINGRNIWRADLNEIVTTLRPISEVYGDKLWLSSSCSLLHTPVDLDNETKLDPEIKTWLAFAKQKLTEISLLSRALNSNESTIKNLLDENQVALQTRKTSPRIHNNVVQNRIQSITNDFAKRNTDYSSRAKQQKSSLQLPLLPTTTIGSFPQTADIRKIRQEYKSGKITHTIYQQKIKQHIADVIVQQEALDLDVLVHGEAERNDMVEYFGELLNGFVFTKNGWVQSYGSRCVKPPIIYGDVSRPEPMTVEWSAYSQSLSKRPVKGMLTGPVTILAWSFVRDDQAHQATALQIALALRDEVLDLEKAGINIIQIDEPAFRETLPLRREDWQKYLDWAVFSFRIASCAVKDSTQIHTHMCYSEFNDVIAAIAALDADVITLESSRSKMELLQAFENFSYPNEIGPGIYDIHSPRIPSQEEMIEQLQHALRYIPIERLWVNPDCGLKTRNWLEVSAALRNMVSAAKLLREDTSLLTQPLARKDSSHVIFSKI; encoded by the coding sequence TTGAATCAATCACATGTGCTTGGCCTACCGCGAATTGGTGCTAATCGAGAAATGAAAAAAGCAGTTGAAAGCTATTGGCGTAAGGAATTATCACTCGCGGAATTACAACAGATAGGACAGCGCATTGAAGACACCAATTGGCAAATGCAAGCCGATGCCGGGCTTGATTTTATTACGGTTGGAGATTTTTCTTGGTATGACCATGTGTTAGATCACAGCGCTCTATTAGGCGTTATTCCAGAACGTTTTAAAGTTGAGAATAGAAAAATTGATCTCAATACACTATTTTGTATGGCGCGTGGCCAAGCGCCGGATGTACAGGAAACCACTGCCTGTGAAATGACAAAATGGTTTAATACCAATTATCACTATATCGTTCCTGAATTTAATTCACAGCAAGATTTTCAATTAAGTACAGATTATTTATTTAGCGCTATCGATCGCGCACTCGCTAAAGATTATCGAGTAAAACCGGTTTTACTCGGTCCCTTAAGTTATCTTTGGTTAGGAAAAGCGAAGCAAGCTGAATTCGATAAATTAAACTTATTAGAAAATCTATTGCCCGTTTATAATCAAATTTTTGCAGAATTTAACGCTAGAAAGATTGACTGGGTGCAACTTGATGAGCCTATTCTAGTATTAGATTTACCTCAAGCTTGGCAACAAGCCTATCTCAACAGTTACCCACAATTAAATTTTTATAATATAAACTGTTTATTAACCACTTATTTTGGCGCCATCCGCGATAAATTATCGATTATCAAACATTTACCGATTGATGGCTTACATATCGATTGTTGCGCTGCCCCTGAACAATTAGCGAGTTGTCTAAAGCATTTCCCCAAAGATAAAATTATTTCTTTAGGTTTTATAAATGGTCGTAATATTTGGCGCGCCGATTTAAATGAAATAGTAACGACACTACGTCCCATCAGCGAAGTTTATGGGGATAAATTATGGCTTAGCAGTAGTTGTTCATTACTGCATACTCCGGTCGATTTAGATAACGAAACTAAATTAGATCCAGAAATAAAAACTTGGCTCGCTTTTGCTAAACAAAAATTAACAGAAATTTCGTTATTATCGCGCGCCTTGAATTCTAATGAATCAACAATTAAGAATTTATTAGATGAAAATCAAGTCGCTTTGCAAACACGCAAAACTTCACCACGTATCCATAATAACGTGGTGCAAAATCGTATTCAATCAATCACTAATGATTTTGCCAAACGTAATACCGATTATAGTTCACGTGCTAAACAACAAAAATCATCTTTACAATTGCCGCTGTTACCCACCACCACTATCGGTTCTTTCCCACAAACCGCTGATATCAGAAAAATTCGTCAAGAATATAAATCTGGAAAAATTACGCACACGATCTATCAACAAAAAATAAAACAGCACATTGCCGATGTAATAGTCCAGCAAGAAGCGCTAGATTTAGATGTCTTAGTCCATGGTGAAGCCGAACGTAATGATATGGTTGAGTATTTTGGCGAACTGTTAAATGGTTTTGTTTTTACTAAAAACGGCTGGGTACAAAGTTATGGATCACGGTGTGTCAAACCACCCATTATTTATGGAGACGTTAGCCGCCCTGAGCCGATGACCGTTGAATGGTCTGCATATAGCCAAAGCTTAAGCAAACGTCCAGTCAAAGGCATGTTAACCGGTCCTGTGACGATATTAGCTTGGTCTTTTGTCCGCGATGATCAAGCGCATCAAGCCACCGCCTTACAAATTGCTTTAGCATTACGTGATGAAGTGCTTGATCTAGAAAAAGCCGGCATTAATATTATTCAAATTGATGAACCGGCTTTTCGCGAAACCTTACCCTTACGTCGAGAAGATTGGCAGAAATATTTAGATTGGGCCGTGTTTTCATTCCGCATTGCTTCCTGTGCCGTCAAAGATAGCACACAGATTCATACGCACATGTGCTATTCCGAATTTAATGATGTGATAGCAGCCATTGCCGCACTCGATGCGGATGTCATCACACTGGAAAGTTCGCGTTCAAAAATGGAACTATTACAAGCGTTTGAAAATTTTTCCTATCCGAACGAAATCGGGCCGGGTATCTATGACATCCATTCACCGCGTATACCTTCACAAGAGGAAATGATCGAACAACTACAACACGCATTACGTTATATTCCTATTGAGCGTCTATGGGTAAATCCAGATTGTGGCTTAAAAACCCGGAATTGGCTAGAAGTCAGCGCAGCATTACGCAATATGGTAAGCGCTGCCAAATTACTCCGTGAAGATACCTCTCTTCTTACCCAACCCTTAGCTAGGAAGGATTCCTCACATGTCATTTTTTCGAAAATTTAA
- the metF gene encoding methylenetetrahydrofolate reductase [NAD(P)H]: MSFFRKFNFSFEVFPPKTKKAADDLEQARQELCQLKPKYFSVTFGAGGSLQQKSLDVVRQFVAHGIAATPHISCVNMTSQRLEELLSAYKQLGIKQLLVIQGDLPSDAAPIEIEFNYATELIAAIRRMTGNYFHIIVAAYPEFHPRAISPAMDIENFKRKIEAGANSAITQFFFNSDAYFRFIEACAKSSIRIPIIPGITPIMNYQKLMQFSTACGAEIPLWLHKHLKTYSDDPISLQEIGIEFVSKLCRSLLQNGVKEFHFYTLNRAEPTQSIIQNLVD; encoded by the coding sequence ATGTCATTTTTTCGAAAATTTAACTTTAGTTTTGAGGTTTTTCCTCCTAAAACAAAAAAAGCTGCAGATGATCTGGAACAGGCACGACAGGAATTATGTCAACTTAAACCTAAATATTTTTCTGTGACTTTTGGTGCAGGTGGATCCTTGCAACAAAAATCATTGGATGTAGTGCGACAATTCGTTGCTCATGGAATTGCTGCAACTCCCCATATTTCGTGTGTGAATATGACGAGTCAGCGCTTAGAAGAATTACTTAGTGCGTATAAGCAATTAGGCATTAAACAATTATTGGTCATTCAAGGTGATTTACCTAGTGACGCTGCACCGATAGAAATTGAGTTTAATTATGCGACTGAATTAATTGCTGCCATCCGCAGAATGACGGGTAATTACTTTCACATTATTGTTGCCGCCTATCCTGAATTTCATCCACGCGCCATTAGTCCAGCGATGGACATTGAAAATTTTAAACGAAAAATTGAAGCCGGTGCGAATAGTGCCATTACCCAATTTTTTTTTAATAGTGATGCTTATTTTCGTTTTATAGAAGCCTGCGCTAAATCTTCTATCCGTATTCCGATTATTCCCGGCATTACGCCGATTATGAACTATCAAAAACTCATGCAATTTTCTACCGCTTGCGGCGCGGAAATTCCTTTATGGTTACACAAACATCTTAAAACTTACAGCGATGACCCCATTTCCTTACAAGAAATTGGCATTGAATTTGTCAGCAAACTTTGCCGTAGTTTATTGCAAAACGGCGTCAAAGAATTTCATTTTTATACCTTAAATCGCGCTGAACCGACACAGAGTATTATTCAAAATCTAGTCGATTAG
- a CDS encoding HBL/NHE enterotoxin family protein produces MSHENLYRYAEEHPIIPVEETKTAMSDNVGYAAAIQNYCTLVNTQPDVSLDGIDNIIHSQNLARENSDYWLDDLNPLVIKVYTQVKQFCNFYGSLTPADIEQIVDNINTVTGKKDFLELMNTFKRGCQ; encoded by the coding sequence ATGTCTCATGAGAACCTCTATCGCTATGCGGAAGAGCATCCTATTATTCCTGTAGAAGAAACCAAAACAGCCATGTCGGATAATGTAGGGTATGCTGCGGCAATACAAAATTATTGTACGCTAGTGAACACGCAGCCTGATGTCAGTCTTGACGGAATAGATAACATCATTCATAGCCAAAACCTTGCCCGAGAAAATTCGGATTACTGGTTAGATGATCTCAATCCACTCGTCATTAAAGTTTACACCCAGGTAAAACAGTTTTGTAATTTTTATGGGTCTCTTACCCCAGCCGATATAGAGCAGATAGTGGATAATATTAACACCGTAACGGGCAAAAAAGATTTTCTTGAGCTAATGAATACGTTTAAAAGGGGATGCCAATAA
- a CDS encoding ATP-binding protein, translating into MENKKSEFEKDKFTQLFNMAWPELSSFLLNVLPVNINLIDTEGYVAWGNKRMLDTLHLTSLDQFIGKHISEWNEPNEIRWKFCKKVLESGKEITVEESFKDTYYLAIRKPILFDGKIKGVLGISIDITDKKKAEQEIILAKEAAEAASHAKTEFLENMRHDIRTPLSGIVGCAKIIQSQPNDPIRVSEYAEDLVQSSESLLNFLNRILEGIKVATREMPVLKKKFDFKKNIQAIIDLNKSLAAKKNLALTLSIDTKIPAYLIGDPVRLQQIILELVTNALRFTQQGSIDLEIKLKKRETQQDVIEIKVCDTGMGISKDKQEEIFILFTRLTPAHQGIYEGLGLGLAIVKQLVDDLGGEIYVDSQLKQGTIFTCLIPFQEPLVMDDVGLEDLPVSNISVYYKNASNILPFTKRAPKNNCIGQKKILLVEDDKLAAKIAQSILTELNCVIDIAPDAKTALQRIQEQEYHLILTDIGLPDMDGIALTHHIRLQQWQRTDTMPIIGLTAHIDGENRQHCLDAGMNTVILKPLKKTMAVELLKTFVPDTQISSPTEIHPISGAVLDIDAMKVILKNDELIKDCIHLMKIELKKDIAELSRFQQSADWQAIREIAHRRQGGASYCGAKRLEQACKQIDDYLREQGPNGQTNGLYQQLIQEMQTAQTVCEDYLSK; encoded by the coding sequence ATGGAAAATAAGAAATCTGAATTTGAAAAAGATAAATTTACTCAACTTTTTAATATGGCTTGGCCAGAGCTAAGTAGTTTTTTACTAAACGTGTTACCTGTGAATATCAATTTGATTGATACGGAAGGATATGTTGCTTGGGGAAATAAAAGAATGTTAGATACGTTACATTTAACTTCTCTGGATCAATTTATAGGGAAACATATTTCTGAATGGAATGAGCCAAATGAAATTAGATGGAAATTTTGTAAAAAAGTGTTGGAAAGTGGGAAAGAAATAACGGTTGAAGAATCTTTTAAAGATACTTATTACTTAGCAATAAGAAAGCCTATTTTGTTTGATGGTAAAATAAAAGGTGTACTTGGAATTTCTATTGATATAACCGATAAAAAAAAGGCTGAACAGGAAATTATCTTAGCTAAAGAAGCCGCTGAAGCTGCTAGTCATGCTAAGACTGAATTTTTGGAGAACATGCGACATGATATTCGTACACCACTCAGTGGCATTGTGGGTTGTGCGAAGATTATTCAATCGCAGCCCAATGACCCAATAAGGGTATCAGAATACGCAGAAGATCTGGTGCAATCGAGTGAGTCTTTATTAAACTTTCTTAATCGGATTTTAGAAGGAATTAAAGTGGCTACCCGCGAAATGCCCGTTTTAAAAAAGAAGTTTGATTTTAAGAAAAATATTCAAGCGATTATTGATCTCAATAAATCACTGGCCGCTAAAAAAAATCTGGCATTAACTCTCAGCATTGATACGAAAATTCCAGCCTATTTAATAGGGGATCCGGTAAGATTACAACAAATTATATTGGAGCTAGTGACTAACGCGTTAAGATTTACACAACAAGGAAGTATTGATCTCGAAATAAAACTAAAGAAACGCGAAACGCAGCAAGATGTAATAGAAATAAAAGTTTGTGATACCGGGATGGGAATATCAAAAGATAAACAAGAAGAGATATTTATCCTGTTTACTCGTTTAACGCCTGCTCATCAAGGCATTTATGAAGGATTAGGCTTAGGATTAGCTATCGTAAAGCAACTGGTTGATGATCTGGGAGGCGAAATCTATGTCGATAGTCAACTAAAGCAAGGAACCATCTTTACCTGCCTCATTCCTTTTCAAGAACCTTTGGTAATGGATGATGTAGGGCTTGAAGACCTGCCAGTGTCCAATATAAGCGTATACTATAAAAATGCTTCAAACATTCTGCCTTTTACTAAGCGAGCCCCTAAAAATAACTGTATTGGTCAAAAAAAAATATTATTAGTGGAAGACGATAAGTTAGCAGCTAAAATTGCACAAAGTATTTTGACGGAATTAAACTGTGTGATCGATATAGCGCCGGATGCAAAAACAGCTTTACAACGAATTCAAGAACAAGAGTATCATCTTATTTTGACCGATATTGGTTTGCCTGATATGGATGGTATTGCATTAACACATCATATCCGATTACAACAATGGCAACGAACCGATACCATGCCTATTATTGGACTAACGGCTCACATTGATGGTGAAAATAGGCAGCATTGTTTAGATGCAGGTATGAACACCGTCATTTTAAAACCATTAAAAAAAACAATGGCTGTAGAGTTATTAAAAACCTTTGTTCCAGATACGCAAATTTCCTCTCCTACAGAAATACATCCAATTTCAGGAGCAGTATTAGATATCGATGCGATGAAAGTTATATTAAAAAATGATGAATTGATTAAAGACTGTATTCATTTAATGAAAATCGAATTAAAAAAAGACATTGCCGAATTATCGCGATTTCAACAATCAGCTGATTGGCAAGCCATCCGTGAGATTGCGCATAGAAGGCAAGGTGGAGCCAGCTATTGCGGAGCTAAACGTTTGGAACAAGCTTGTAAGCAGATTGATGATTACCTACGCGAACAGGGTCCTAATGGGCAAACCAATGGGCTTTATCAACAATTGATTCAAGAAATGCAGACTGCACAAACAGTCTGTGAAGACTATCTTAGCAAATAA